DNA from Neoarius graeffei isolate fNeoGra1 chromosome 17, fNeoGra1.pri, whole genome shotgun sequence:
aatgtattgcagggctgaaatgcaggaatgtatgtatattcacaaatgaattcttattgaccagacaaaacatgaaatatattggtTTCATTCTGTCtctaatgaaatacaagtcaaagtgaaCCATACACattcctgtttttttgtttttgttttttactgtGTATGCTTTGTGGGTCCGTGACCCTTTACTCACTCTTAATGTAAATGCAAAATAAGTAAAAGCAGCATATCCTCACATTATTCTTTGGTTGGTCCAACTTTAGACATAATTCTCAATATTTTGTTTCTGATCTCTTTGGTTCTAAAAGAAGATGGACCAAGAATTGTGCAAATCCTGAATCCATTTCACTCTTCTATTGTGAGAACTACACCAGTCCTAGTTAAAATGTTTATAACAAATGTAGGGCTATTATAGCATACTATTTTCTCTTATTTGCAGTGAAGAACACCTGTAACTTGTGTCATACATTGTGATAGATCCAATAAGGCCATGATTTACTACAACAAACTGGTTTCAATGAAGAGGGATTTTTGGGCAACTGGGAGTGGACAGGAACATAATATCTCATGGCAGACTAAAcagcatagacacacacacacagacttagaAAAATTGTTTGAACAATTGTCTCAATTGAATTGAATGAACCATCTCTTTTtgtatttattataataatacttTTATATAATATCTGATGAAAAATTGAACCAGTTAATTcactaaataaaaaatgcaatagcaAAATGTATTAGTTTCATTTAAGGGAACATAAATTATTCAAAATGTTGGCGCATATTACTTAAGATACATATTGTCACGTCTGCACCCGTTGGCACTCAAAACTCCATTTCCCAGAGTTCACAGCGGCCTCCTTATACAGCCACCACAGACTACAATAACCAACCTGCATCGCACCACCGTCCATCTCTGGAATACTGATTATTGCTACACCTGTTCCCTATCTCACCAAATCACTGCTGTGTATAATAAGACTCTCAGTTTACTCATGCAATTGCAGAATAAACATTCTGTGCTCCCttccctgactttaccaagcctttataCTTTTTTGACTCCCTGGCTGTTTATATTGTTCTGTATTTTGGTTTATGATCTTTGTCTCTACCTGTGATATCCAGTTTGTGTCTTGCCTGACCATTacctggatttgtttgccagtttgCCTTATTAAACTCTCTGCtgcttttacatccatctgtcgTCTGCATTCCTGACACATATTGTATGGAAGTAGTGCTTCATGGCAATGCTGTGAATGGGAATTTTCCTATTGCTTTCATTTAGGGGCATGAACATCATTCAGAATATTGGcatatacagtacagtgtgtgtCTTAATTGGAGAGATAAAAGCTATACATTGCATTGAAGTAGTGCTTCATGACAGCATTACATCATGAAAATAAGCTTTTCataaattgtcttacagtggtttCTAAGGTTTATGAATGTTGTGAACTAGTGAGCATTTATCTCCACTCTTGTATGACATATTGCATAAAACCAACAATGTCACCTGACCATTTTTGACATAAGCTTTTCATAACCCATCAAACACAGCTTTCTAAAAGTTCTATGTAATGTTTATAAATGTATTATTAAAATCATATACAGGTACCCTTTAAATAAGGTATTACCACATTTTGTCATATTGAATCACTTAGGTACTAAAAAAACCTCTTAATCTCATGAAATGGgattgcactactgttcatatacacttcataagctactcttctagcaccttctccattacagatattgtactgtatttgcactactgctattttgtacattgtttgattttagagtgtatttttatctatattatctatatttataaatatttatatatattggggttttttttgtaatctttatctgttttttacaagtaaggtgagagagaaacggcattttgattctcctatatgtcctggatataaagtcatttgacaataaaaaaatctttgaatcttaaaTCTTTGAAATACCTAATACATTTTATAATTCAGAAGAGAAAGACATTTTGGGGCTATTAAAACAGCATTATGATCTGGAATAAATTTTAATAAAACTTATTTGTCTGAAGGTATTTTCTAAAATCTACAACACAAGATATTTCAACTGAAGTTGTTCGTAAGCAAGATATTTTACcctgaaattaaaaaaagatttaaCAATAAATACCATAGAGCATTTAGTACAGGTTTCTGTGCAGCCACATAAACATGACTTACATTCTTGCTGACCTATGGCCCATGTTTACACTCCAAAATTTAGTTTATAGTGATAATAACAGTAATATTTAATGCcatttgatgttactgatattaacCACAAGATTAGATTTCTGCTGTGCTGAAGGCTTTATAACACGTGAGAAGATTTAAATATTATAAAACCAGTGAATGCAGTCAAATTTTAATGCAACAGTTGTGTTCATTTATCTTTTAAATTTAGTATCAGGCCACTGTCCCAATTCAGGTTCATGCAACAACTGTAGTCATTCTCATAAAGTCTTCAAAATAAGGGCGAATAACCCACTGAGTAATGTCTTTCCAAAAGCTGAAATACAGTTTacccagttgtttttatttgtttgttaaaaAAACACCCTAACAGCATCCATCTAACATCCATTGTATTTTAGCATCCAGTGTTAACTATAAtggtaaaggcaaaagtatgcccAATGTGTCTAAAATGATTGCATTCTTTTTACAGTTGGTTCAacttttgaaaatattttaaatattttacttCTGATTTCCTTTGTTCTAAAGCAGTATATGAAAGGATTAATTAAAGATGGTAATATAATTGATCCCACCACCAACCCATTTAGTTCTTCCAGTGTTAAAACTATACCAACCCTAGTGAGGATTATTCGTATGAAAATGAGTGTATAGTAGCAGACTACAACTATAGCATGATTTAAACAAGTATGTATAGTTTTCTTCTTGTCAGTGTTTGAGGTCATTCTTGAAACAACAATAGCTATCTTTATATAAGATAGGCAAATGAAACCGAATGTTCCAAAAATTATACAAGATATCAGAATAGCTGTAGCTTTAAAATATGTCTCTGGGTCTGCACAAGTTGCCCTTGTAATAGATGCATAGTCACAAAATATGTACTTTAGAGTAACGTAACAAACTGGTAGAGGTGCAATAGAAGCAGGTAGCATGGATACAATTGAAGCGCCCACCAACCAGAGTGAAATAGTGATTAAAACAGATCGGAAATTTGTCATTAAAGAATTATATTGTAATGGCATGCTTATAGCAACAAAACGGTCAAATGCCATCACGGTAATAGTAAACATCTCCAGTCTTCCACTAAAATGGTAGATAAACATCTGAACCATGCATGCTTTATAGGATATAGTTTTATAGCCAACAAGAAGAATACCTATCATAGTTGGACATGAACTTGTACAGTAGATCATGTCTACAATTGCTAAGTGGCAGATAAAAATGTACATTGGCTGGTGCAGACGTTTATCCATTACAATAAAGCCAATGTTTGCAGTGTTAACAATCATAGTAAGTGTGGACAATATCAGCATGATCACACCAACAGCCAGTGGTCTTTCTACATTGTCAaatccaataaaaaacaattcagTAATCACTTTCTGAGAATCATTTTTAACCAACATGTTGGCTTAAACTTTCAAGCAGTTTAATCCTTAATCAAACAATTAAATTAATTGCAATTACTCCTTAAAAATCTAAATTCCTCAAAAGCCAATGTGGCATAATAAtataaaagcaaaaaaagagtTATCCAGACATCtgtacagcttttgtaattctcaaAGCATGACTGAAAAAAATAGATCATTTGTAATTGGATTGTCAGAGAAGAGGCACTAACATTTATCTTTATTATATTAAATGTATGAACTGATCTGTAAAAAGGATGAGCCTTTATTTATATGCATTGCTAAGTGTGTATGATGCATCTTATTGGCTAATCCAGCTCTATTTCCTGCCCATCTTTTGCCAGTGACATTCATGAAGTTGGTTTTGTGTCGCTTGTTTGTGCATCACATCAATGATATCATGTCACAGTGTGGGTCAAGTAACCTGTCGGAGTGGGCACCCTGATTCTGGTTTGTGAGCTAGGCAGGTTTCTCCCTGGTCTCCCACTCAGGCGTATGATATGGGGAGATAGACTGGCCTCAGCTCTCCCCACTGGAAGCCAAAGGTAGGGGGAGTGGAGGCATCTCCTACCTCTAACTTTATACAGAACAAATGTAATTAGTAAAATCAGAGGAGAAATGTGCAAAAGATAAAGGCATGCAGTTAAGTCATCTCTTTATGAGTATAATATTATGCATGTCATGAAATTATATAACACTTACATTTGTTATCCTATGTTACTATGTTGATTGTTATGCTATTACACGTAGGGCTACAATATTCGGCTTTCTAGCTTACATAACGTTGGATAGAATTTCACACAGGTTCATCATGATAATGTATGTCGTCTGCAGCAAAATAATTACAACCTAACTAGaacattattgattattaatttcaTTGAGGTGACATCAGAAAAGGTTTTCTGTGATTGTATTGACAAGGTCCTGAGATCAGTAAGAGGAATGTCTAGTGCTGTACACTAACTTAAAATACATCAATATTATTCTGAATTTGCCAAGGAGGTTGTGTGGTTCATTTGCTTCCTTTTCTGAAAGTTTGTTAAAATTGTGCATAAGAAGAAgacgcctttatttgtcacatgcacactcaagcacatctgaagcagtgaacacacacacacacacacagagcagtgggcagtcatactacagcacccagggagcagttggaggttaggtaccttgctcaagggcacttcagcccaaggccaccccatgataacctaactgcatgtctttggactgtgggggaaaccagagcacccagcggaaacccacacagacgtggggagaacatgcaaactccacactgaaaggacccccattggccactgggctcgaacccagaaccttcttgctgtcaggcgacagtgctaaccactacactaccatgccgcccatgtATATTTCATGTCATTGTggtagtcaaatcaaatcaaagtccttcctacaccatgtggcgcatagggcatcgccgatctctgtttccgtagccctcggcctctcacctattacatagctagggttacagtggggggctagtcctctggtaatcacAGAAGTTtgtctccccactcgcatctgtattgccagatggcagcaggtaccatttttataatggtctttggtatgacccgaccatgagtagaactcacgatcccccgatcgagaggtggacacgctaaccattaggccaactcgcggttattgtggtagtcagacagacagaaatgGGCATCCTGGTCATCCATGTTGGGGGTTGGGCATACAGAAAACCACCCTACCCCGTAAAAAAATACACAGTTACAGAAACTGGAAATGTTTGCAACAAGGCCCTATGTGCTGTTCAACACAAGGAGGATAGGTGATGGTGAAAGGTACTGaattagaccaagagatacatggcatttatactgttttactcaaactagaAATGAAATACTCAAATATTTTGAGATAGGCTTTTTTTCACCGTCAGCCAAAATTATCAaacttaaaatagaaaaatgcttgaaacatcgtAATGAGTCCAGAATATATTAAAGTttgactttcttaaataactgatgaaaTATATATATTGAAAAGGccaattagataactgcatgaatgtgcaggtatGCAGGTGTTTCCAAAAAAAACATGGGTAGTGAGTGTATATTTTCTGTTGTTAAGCTAATACAATACCAGCTAGCTAGAACTAGCATACCTGATGACACCCACCAAAGCCACTGAAATTTACTTTTGTCTGTTGTGTGGAGAAAAATGGCTGACTTCCATCATATGATTAGTTTCCTGTGGAGCTGATGCACTATCATAGCCATATAACAATGCACCTTTGAGAAGAAATATGTTTTGGCCTTCAATTTAAGAAGGACCTAAATCTTGGGGAAATTATTGCATTTATTTTTCAGAAACTTTGGTACAAACTGGGAACTTTgtgagaaatttgtgaaaattaATAACTACAACTGGAGTGTGCTTCTTCTACagactgcattattattattattattattattattattattattattattattatttcaaccctgattccaaaaaagttgggacaaagtacaaactgtaaataaaaatggaaaggacccttcttctacgctgcCATGAtggtgtaattgatgcagtatgtagtttggcattgtcatgttggaaaaatgcaaggtcttccctgaaagagacgtcatctggatgggagcatatgttgctctagaacctggatatacctttcagcattgatggtgtctttccagatgtgtaagctgcccatgccacacgcactaatgcaaccccataccatcagagatgcaggcttctgaactgagcgctgataataacttgggtcgtccttctcctctttagtccgaatgacacggcatccctgatttccataaagaacttcaaattttgattcgtctgaccacagaacagttttccactttgccacagtccattttaaatgagccttggcccagagaagacatctgcacttctggatcatgtttagttacagcttcttcttcgaactatagagttttacctggcaacggcggatatcacggtgacttgtgttcacagataatgttctctggaaatattcctgagcctattttgtgatttccaatacagaagcatgcctgtatgtgatgcagtgccatctaagggcctgaagatcacgggcacccagtatggttttccgaccttgacccttacgcacagagattcttccagattctctgaatcttttgatgataccatgcactgtagatgatatgttcaaactctttgcaattttacactgtcgaactcctttctgatattgctccactatttgtcggtgcagaattagggggattggtgatcctcttcccatctttacttctgagagctgctgccactccaagatgctctttttatacccagtcatgttaatgacctattgccaattgacctaatgagttgcaatttggtcctccagctgttccttttttgtacctttaacttctccagcctcttattgcccctgtcccaactgttttgagatgtgttgctgtcctgaaatttcaaatgacccaatatttggcatgaaatttcaaaatgtttcactttcgacatctgatatgttgtctatgttctattgtgaatacaatatcagtttttgagatttgtaaattattgcattccgtttttatttacaatttgtactttgtcccaacttttttggaatcggggttgtattattattattattattattattattattattattgaacctAGATAAAGCATATAGAATGTATCATTTATAAGTTCGTCAGCTAATTCAAAACCAGTTAAACCCAGTGTAGTGTATTTCTTTTCCCTTTCAGACTGTCAGAAAAAGAAATAACGATctcgatctgtgtgtgtgtgtgtgtgtgtgtgtgtgtgtgtgtgtgtgtgtgtgtgtgaacagctCTGTTATGCTTTCTCCTAAGAGAAAGCAGTCGCACTGTTTGTGTACTGAACCTGTCAAGGGCATCCAGTTATAATGACTGGTAAACATGGAGCTAATGAAGACTACAGGGAAAGGGACTAATTAGTAAACTCTTTCTATTTGTCATAATTTCTCTATCTTGGTATATTTTCAAATTAAATCCCTTGTTTCATATCAGCTACAAGCATGTGATGCTAAAGCAAGTTTCTAAAGGGTGTCAAGTTCTGTTATGATTATaattacaactccaaatcagaaaaagttgggacagtatgctgAAATTCAAATTAAACCTGAAAACAatcatttgtaaataatatttgacctgtattgcactcaaaccaATACCACAGCACATTAtttcatgttttacctcattaattttcttgtttttacaaaatacatctcatctcatctcattatctctagccgcttcatccttctacagggtcgcaggcaagctggagcctatcccagctgactacgggcgaaaggcggggtacaccctgaacaagtcgccaggtcatcacagggctgacacatagacacagacaaccattcacactcacatccacacctatggtcaatttagagtcaccagttaacctaacctgcatgtctttggactgtgggggaaaccggagcacccggaggaaacccacgcggacacggggagaacatgcaaactccgcacagaaaggcccttgccggccacggggcttgaacccggaccttcttgctgtgaggcgacagcgctaaccactacaccaccgtgccgccaaaaatacatttattatttaattttttattcttgcaacatctcatctcattatctctagccgctttatcctgttccacagggtcgcaggcaagctggagcctatcccagctgactacgggcgaaaggcggggtacaccctggacaagtcgccaggtcatcacagggctgacacatagacacagacaaccattcacacctacggtcaatttagagtcaccagttaacctaacctgcatgtctttggactgtgggggaaaccggagcacccggaggaaacccacgcggacacgaggagaacatgcaaactccacacagaaaggccctcaccgggcacggggctcgaacccggaccttcttgctgtgaggcgacagcgctaaccactacaccaccgtgccgcccttcttgcaacatatataaaaaaaaaaaaaagaagttgggatggtaaagcatttcccATTTTGTCATGTTGACGTTCCTTCAcaaaacacttaaaagatgttaagggactgaagacaccaagtgatgaagcgtttcaggtgttatttttccccattcttcctgcaaacaggtcttcagGTGTGCAACAGTGTaaggtcatcattgtcatatttttcatttcaaaattcaccacacattctccattggggacagAAGacccaggcaccctcttcttccatagccatgtctttgtaatgtgtgcagaatgtgcttTTGcactgttttgatgaaaaatccctggaaaagacgtgaccttgaaggcagcatatgttgctccaaaatcccaatgtacttttttttttttttcgcattaatgctccatcacagaagtataagttacctttgccaagggcactgacacaactgcataccatgacagaccctggcttttggacttgttgctggtaacttgttgcttcaaatcacatcatcatttacattaattgttttacctcattactagccctaaatcccaactttttttttttttttttttgggggggggtgtttgtttttgtttttttttaatgtcttgcAGGCCTGACATTCAGGAACGGATGTATAAGAAGAAATGAAATGAGGTTGAccagataaaacatgaaatattttggtttcatattgtctgcagtgaaatataagtaaaagtaaatttagaaatcactgctttctttttttatgtgCATCTTtcttaccgtcccaactttctcTAATATGGGGCtatatcatttattattattattattatgattagtagtagtcgtagtagtagttcttgttgttgttgttgttgtacaatTACAACTACAATTACAGCAAGTGTCTCGGGAGTCTCATACTATTTATAAAAGAAGAATCCCATATTTTAATTCCAAGCATGGGGAatgcatttaatttaatttgattATTAGCAGAGTTATCCTATGAATATTATCCTGTCAGGGGAATTACTCAAATCCCATTAGATAATAGCCAGACTAGTGCAGGAAACTgggaatttatccattttaaggcCTATTTACATGGACATGGTGAGATTTTatgaaccaaacacacacacacacacacacacacacacacacacacacacacacacacacacacaaagtaaatgGACCCTTGCTCATTAAGAGTCACACATGCAGTAGGAAAAAAACAAGATCATCAACAAACTAATGGGGAAAAATGTCATGGGAAAAAATCAGTCTATTGTCTATATATTTTCAGCTGTTATTAATTCTTCAGACAATAAATACATTTGAATTTGTAAGTAGGCTTAAGATATGGTCAAATATTTTTCAGCATTTGTATAGTATGGTAAGAAGAATAGTACAGGTAACTAAAAATAGCAACTAACATTTACAATCACATCCAAACTTCATTTTAAAACAGGGCTGAGTGTCAACATGTAATTTGTAAATGAGTGCAGAATGTGTTATCAGAATGTGTCTGCTCAACAGTTGTTCATTTCAGTATGATACGCATTTGCAAACAAGAGGCACTGTGACGTGCAGACCTGGATGCAGAGTTTTGGAAAAATGGGATTTTCAAAGACAGTTGTTTATCATTACACATTTTTTGAGGTTAATATTAATTTCATGTCAGAACTAAAACACACCAGACATAATTCAATTTGTGTTAGCATTGTGTTTAGccttaaaaattaattaattcattcattcattcattcattgaaaAACTTAGCTTTAAAGACCTGTATGTAACAAGGATAGAATGTGAACTGATTATGGCCTTAaacagatgatgatgataatgataatgattattattattattattattattattattattataagtacagtacggcatggtggtgtagtggttagcactgtcgcctcacagcaagaaggctctgggttcaagcccagtggccgacgggtgcctttctgtgtggagtttgcatgttctccctgtatctgcgtgggtttcccccacagtccaaagacatgcaggttaggctaattggtggctcaaaattgatcgtaggtgtgaatggttgtttgtctctatgtgtcagccctgcgatgatctggcgacttgtccagggtgcatcccacctctcgcccatagtcagctgggataggctccagcctgcccgtgaccctgcacaggataagtggctacagataatggatggatggaaaattgaatgtattctagactcattacacataaactaaaatgtttcaagcattttctattttaatttttagaattatggcctacagcgcaAAAAAACAATCATTTCGGGTTTGAGTGAAACagtataaccactacaccactgtgccgcccatctaCACATTATCTATACTTATTATTTCTCAGGGTTTTGGGGGAAGCTggtgccaatcccagctgactttggatgaGGACTGGTCCTCTCTGGCCAGGTCAACAATCTATTGTAGGGTTGGGCTTCAGGGAGTGCAAGCTCTTTGCTCTACCACTGAGCTTCAGGAAGGACAAGCTCTTTGCTTGGCTGTTGAGCTTCAGGGAGGATGTTGTAACACTGGTGTCCATGCCAAATCCAAGCCCATGTCCAAGTCCCTGTCCATGCTCAAGCCCAATGGCCTGCTTGAGGCAATACCCATCCcaatgcctgagtccatgccatATCCAAATACATGCCCCTGCTGATGCCAGGATCCATGCCCATACTCAAGCCCAGAGTCTATGCTGATGTTCAAATCCATGCCCTTGCTGACATCAGGGTCCATGCTCAAGCCCAGAGTCATgcttgagtccatgcccatgtttgAATTCATGCCCATGCTGACAGTGGGGTCCATGCCTATGCTCAAGCCCATGTCTATGCCTGAAACCATGTCTATGACTGAATTAATGCCCATGTCTAATCCGGAGCCCAAGTCCATGTCCTGCCCAGAGCCTGAGCCCAAATCCCTGTCCTGTCCAGAGCCCAAGCCCAAGTCCATGTCCTGTCCAGAGTCTGAGCCCAAGCCCACGTCCTGTCCAGAGCCCTCAACTATGTCTAGCTCGGAGCCCTTATCTGGGCCTATGTCTGAAGTCATGTCCAGACCTGAATCCATGTCCAGGTCCACACTCAAGCCCATGTCTATGCCAGAGCCTCTGACCATCCTCATGCCCCTATTCAAAGCCCAACCCAAGCCCAAGTCCCAGCCTAAACCCAGGTTCTGATGCCACATCTGCCCAGAACCAGAGTGGAACTCTGAGGGGACGTTTTCTTGTGCCAGGCCCTTTACCCCGAGGCAGTCCAAGGAGGATTTTAGCTGCCGGAGGGAGTTATTTGGAGGTTTCTGTCATGCCTTCACATGCTTGAGCCTGGCGCAGCTTGAGCAGCTGCTCGTATCCACGTGCATGGAGCGCGTTCCGCGTGCCCTTAAGATGATTGATCATTGCACACACCTGTTGCTGATTTGGAGCACAATCAGTGCACTCATATTAAGGACGCTGCTTTCTGCCAGAtggtgtgaagtattatcatgaaTATCACTGCTATTTCTGTCATGTTCATTTCTTGCCATGTTTAATGGCTCTAGTTGATGCttctgtttatgactctgctttcagttttgttactctgaccttgcttcatattttttaTTTGTATATTAGCACGCTTGTAAATAAAaaccttcctgcaattacatccatctaCTGCTGCTTCCTGACAATAGTGAGCTTAATTACACTGCATTTTAAGACATAAAAATTTTGCTTCTTACACAAGTGTCAGGTGATTTACATAAGTCTcagcttacttttttttttcttgctagaCATGTGACATGTACACAATGTGTTAGGGTTAATAAATTGCCATGTAGCATGGACACATTTTCTAATGTGCAATGACTCTGTAAAGGTATGGAGAGAATAATGTTATCATGGCTTTTGGTAATTTATATCATTAGCATTTAATTTGAAATCTAGAGTAATATCAAAATCTATCTAAAATAAAGAGAGATGTTatgcaataataaataaatgtattttatctTTTAACCATTTTAATTTATCAGGGAATTTTATTCATAAACACCGTGTTTATCATGCTTTATGACGCTGCATTGAATCTGAAATTTTCTCTTTAAGAACATCTGATAATGTCAGGCAGAAACGTGACATCTGTGAAGGACTTTTTCATCATTGGTTTTCCTGGACTTCAGCCTAACTACTATGCCCTTGTATCTGCAGTTATGTTCATTGTCTATGTGTGCACTTTAATAGGGAATGGAATTTTTCTGCTTTTGTTTGCAACAAACAAGAGTCTCCATAAACCCATGCATTTTATTTATATGAGTCTTGTGTTGTCTGATGTGTTATTCAGTACATGCACCTTACCAAAGATTATTGCTCGATATTGGTTCCAAGATGGGACCATTTCTTTTGCAGCTTGTTTTTTTCAGATGTACTTAGTGCATTATTTTGGTACAGTCAATGCATGGACATTAGCTGAAATGGCCATAGATCGATATATAGCAGTTTGCTACCCATTTCATTACCATACTCTTATGTCAAATAGAAATATATTAATTATGTCCATTTTAGTCTGGGTTTTTGCTCATGGTGGCAATATAATGATAGTTGTTAGAGCTTCTCCCCTCCCTTACTGTGGAGCTAACACCATTGTACACTGCTATTGTGATCATGTATCTGTTACCCTTCTTGCATGCACTGACAGGGCTCCATATGGTTTTCCAGCTTTTGTTTATGCCATGGTAGTATTGCTGGGCTCTCTTTTCATTATTGTGGTCTCATATTCCTTAATTATTTTAGCTGTCCTAAAACTATCAAGCACACAGGGGCTGCTAAAGTGTTTTTCCACATGTAGTTCTCAACTCATTATAAT
Protein-coding regions in this window:
- the LOC132901206 gene encoding olfactory receptor 1E16-like — encoded protein: MSGRNVTSVKDFFIIGFPGLQPNYYALVSAVMFIVYVCTLIGNGIFLLLFATNKSLHKPMHFIYMSLVLSDVLFSTCTLPKIIARYWFQDGTISFAACFFQMYLVHYFGTVNAWTLAEMAIDRYIAVCYPFHYHTLMSNRNILIMSILVWVFAHGGNIMIVVRASPLPYCGANTIVHCYCDHVSVTLLACTDRAPYGFPAFVYAMVVLLGSLFIIVVSYSLIILAVLKLSSTQGLLKCFSTCSSQLIIIALFFLPKCFYYLAANIGIRFNADLKIAIIMLYSLLPPMINPLLYSLKTEEVKKILIRKFKKGQVNLT
- the LOC132901205 gene encoding olfactory receptor 6N1-like; the protein is MLVKNDSQKVITELFFIGFDNVERPLAVGVIMLILSTLTMIVNTANIGFIVMDKRLHQPMYIFICHLAIVDMIYCTSSCPTMIGILLVGYKTISYKACMVQMFIYHFSGRLEMFTITVMAFDRFVAISMPLQYNSLMTNFRSVLITISLWLVGASIVSMLPASIAPLPVCYVTLKYIFCDYASITRATCADPETYFKATAILISCIIFGTFGFICLSYIKIAIVVSRMTSNTDKKKTIHTCLNHAIVVVCYYTLIFIRIILTRVGIVLTLEELNGLVVGSIILPSLINPFIYCFRTKEIRSKIFKIFSKVEPTVKRMQSF